In the genome of Haloferax mediterranei ATCC 33500, one region contains:
- a CDS encoding carbohydrate ABC transporter permease, with product MLATLFEGDLFVHIALIGSIILVGLPLILAVIMSTQSTTEVYEVTNLGIGSAGLSNYETALAEYNLMQYMVNSAVMSIVIVVGKVTLSLLAALALVYYRFPYERAVFTFVLLTLLVPVPVRIVPLFQLMADLGWANSLLAITGPYIASATAVFLFRQHFMSIPESLVENARLDGVGPLAFLVQVLIPMSKGMIAGVSVITFIYAWNQYLWPLIVVSDQSKQVVQVGIKFLQGASQSGLTEWGLIMAGAVIALIPPLFVLIVLHRPLLETFAIQQK from the coding sequence ATGCTGGCGACACTCTTCGAGGGCGACCTGTTCGTGCACATCGCACTCATCGGGTCGATTATCCTCGTCGGACTGCCGCTCATCCTCGCAGTTATCATGAGCACCCAATCGACGACCGAGGTGTACGAAGTGACGAATCTCGGCATTGGGAGTGCCGGCCTGTCGAACTACGAGACGGCCCTGGCTGAGTACAACCTCATGCAGTACATGGTCAACTCGGCCGTGATGTCCATCGTCATCGTCGTCGGGAAGGTCACGCTCTCGCTTCTCGCCGCGCTCGCACTGGTGTACTACCGGTTCCCCTACGAGCGCGCCGTCTTCACGTTCGTCCTCCTGACGTTGCTGGTTCCGGTTCCGGTTCGAATCGTCCCGCTGTTCCAACTGATGGCCGACCTCGGCTGGGCGAATTCGTTGTTGGCAATCACCGGACCATATATTGCGAGTGCGACCGCCGTATTCCTCTTCCGCCAGCATTTCATGTCGATTCCCGAGTCGCTGGTCGAAAACGCTCGACTCGACGGTGTAGGACCACTCGCCTTCCTCGTGCAGGTGTTGATTCCCATGTCGAAAGGGATGATTGCGGGCGTCTCCGTGATTACGTTCATCTACGCCTGGAATCAGTACCTCTGGCCGCTTATTGTCGTCAGCGACCAGTCGAAACAGGTCGTCCAAGTCGGTATCAAATTCCTCCAGGGCGCGAGTCAGTCCGGACTCACGGAGTGGGGGCTTATCATGGCCGGGGCCGTGATTGCGCTGATTCCGCCGCTTTTCGTGCTTATCGTCCTGCACCGACCGCTCCTCGAAACATTCGCGATTCAACAAAAGTAA
- a CDS encoding carbohydrate ABC transporter permease: MSDFTKPYTSATQAGLLLIPTLVVLVAFLYYPAIETFRLSFFQTLLLGTKQQFVGLDNYVALATSAEYQKSIFVTFLFAAAVVIGTLAVSLFISYLLFEVKAGASGYLLAAIWPYALPTAVAATILLFMLHPTLGIITHYLEAVTGFTFDWFTRGPLAFIVLVIVAVWKQLGYNIIFLVAALNNIPETLTESAQLDGVGRLTMLYRVYIPLISPTLTFLVVMNTIYAFFGTFPLVDLMTSGGPNNATNLLIFKLYRDAFEFNSLGQASAESTILFVIVSLLMYIQLRFSDRHAHYGA, from the coding sequence ATGAGCGATTTCACCAAACCATACACCTCAGCGACCCAAGCCGGCCTGCTGTTGATTCCGACGCTGGTCGTCCTCGTCGCCTTTCTGTACTACCCGGCCATCGAAACGTTCCGGCTGAGCTTCTTCCAGACGCTACTTCTAGGAACTAAACAGCAGTTCGTCGGCCTCGACAACTACGTTGCGCTCGCAACGTCCGCAGAGTATCAAAAGAGCATCTTCGTCACCTTCCTCTTTGCGGCGGCCGTCGTCATCGGCACTCTCGCCGTCTCGCTTTTCATTTCGTATCTCCTGTTCGAAGTGAAAGCGGGTGCGTCGGGCTATCTATTGGCGGCCATCTGGCCGTACGCGCTGCCGACCGCGGTTGCGGCGACGATTCTTCTGTTCATGCTGCATCCCACGCTGGGAATCATCACCCACTACCTCGAAGCAGTAACCGGGTTCACGTTTGACTGGTTTACGCGTGGGCCACTGGCGTTCATCGTCCTCGTCATCGTCGCGGTGTGGAAGCAACTCGGCTACAACATCATCTTCCTCGTCGCCGCGCTGAACAACATCCCCGAGACGCTCACCGAGTCGGCACAACTCGATGGCGTTGGGCGACTCACCATGTTGTATCGGGTGTACATCCCGCTTATCTCGCCGACGCTGACGTTCCTCGTCGTGATGAACACCATCTACGCGTTCTTCGGAACGTTCCCGCTCGTCGACCTCATGACGAGTGGTGGACCGAACAACGCGACGAACCTGCTCATCTTCAAGCTGTACCGCGATGCCTTCGAGTTCAACAGTCTCGGGCAGGCGTCCGCGGAATCGACGATTCTGTTCGTCATCGTTTCGCTTCTGATGTACATCCAACTCCGGTTTTCCGACCGGCACGCACACTACGGAGCCTAA